The Armatimonadota bacterium region TCGAACCCCGGGCACGTCTTGGCTACCCCCGGGAACTCCCGATGCCCCAGCACCCGTTCCACCGGCACCGCAAACCGCCCCATCATCAGCGCGCACAGCCGCCCCAGCGACCGCCACTGCGCCGCCGTCAGGTAGCCGCCGCCGATGGGCCACCCCGGCCCCGCCCCGATCAGGCAGATGCCGATGCTGTGCGCGTTGTGCCCCGC contains the following coding sequences:
- a CDS encoding N-acetylmuramoyl-L-alanine amidase, which codes for AGHNAHSIGICLIGAGPGWPIGGGYLTAAQWRSLGRLCALMMGRFAVPVERVLGHREFPGVAKTCPGFEVAELRRALGEP